One region of Chlorobiota bacterium genomic DNA includes:
- a CDS encoding OmpA family protein, which yields MTHLHTQQHRALLLCAIAFSLIAASQATAQETPPDTTEFDSGRLERVTFRLGALGGYGYNRHETQASIFTSGTECGAFGNGDGEGMIAGVFGEFPLLGGAVDLTAHLLFAQRGGSFGEAYTAGLPVLDPNSNRYVPLERKHNYTATLNFFVGEFGLRVAPFPEFPIYVRAGAGAGFPLAEPTYHQTEEITSPDGVVYPETNRVIRDVGNGPINDVQTLITASGTLGYAFPIANRLSIAPEVSYYHPFTDITLSNRWRTSTIQGDLALRYDFGVPVQPPPPPPPPPPPPPPPPPPEVLPVAGITASTSERVQVVRTIVTETFPILPYIFFDSASTDIPGRYQKISPEARAAFNEKDLPHRSLDAYYNILNVIGSRMAAEPSIKITLNGTTDGRETATQPEATTLAKQRAQAIKTYITNTWGVDPKRIAIAVLARPTFPSSAEYQEGVEENRRVEIASLTDDLLAPILHERFNEYSYSPKSLSFATEATSPAAIRSWQLRVSAGTTTVAQQAGTGAPPTTVTWTLDDHAAGVISENVGERGEIESVLEITDARGKRAQSEATIPASGATHPFEISRLSLIVFDFDKAEITPQNRRMVSAFVAQSIYPRSTLQITGSTDRLGELRHNQQLSESRAFAVRDLILAERPGAAILGAQGVGPSRLLYDNALPEGRYYCRTVTVEVSTPLEDIRKEP from the coding sequence TTGACGCACTTGCATACTCAACAACACCGCGCACTCCTTCTTTGCGCGATTGCTTTTTCATTGATTGCGGCTTCGCAGGCCACGGCCCAGGAAACGCCCCCAGACACAACCGAATTCGATTCGGGGCGATTGGAGCGGGTGACGTTCCGGCTTGGGGCGTTGGGGGGATATGGCTACAACCGCCACGAAACCCAAGCCAGCATCTTCACCAGCGGAACCGAGTGCGGCGCGTTTGGCAATGGCGACGGGGAGGGGATGATTGCTGGGGTGTTCGGCGAGTTCCCACTGCTTGGCGGCGCGGTTGACCTTACCGCCCATCTGCTGTTTGCGCAGCGCGGCGGATCCTTCGGCGAGGCCTACACCGCAGGGCTTCCGGTGCTGGACCCAAACAGCAACCGCTACGTCCCGCTTGAACGGAAGCACAACTACACCGCAACGCTGAATTTTTTTGTGGGTGAGTTCGGGCTGCGGGTTGCGCCATTTCCAGAGTTCCCAATCTACGTCCGGGCCGGCGCGGGCGCGGGGTTTCCGCTGGCGGAACCGACCTACCACCAAACCGAGGAAATCACCTCCCCCGATGGTGTGGTCTATCCCGAAACCAATCGGGTGATTCGCGATGTTGGGAACGGACCAATCAACGATGTCCAGACGCTGATCACCGCAAGCGGGACGCTGGGCTACGCCTTCCCCATTGCCAACCGATTGAGCATTGCACCGGAGGTAAGCTACTATCACCCCTTCACCGACATCACTCTATCGAATCGCTGGCGCACCTCCACCATCCAGGGGGACCTTGCGCTCCGCTACGATTTTGGAGTTCCGGTGCAACCGCCGCCGCCACCTCCTCCGCCGCCACCGCCCCCCCCACCTCCTCCGCCGCCGGAGGTTCTTCCCGTGGCGGGAATCACCGCCAGCACAAGCGAGCGGGTCCAGGTGGTGCGAACCATCGTCACCGAGACGTTCCCGATCCTTCCGTACATCTTCTTCGACAGTGCCAGCACGGACATTCCCGGGCGGTATCAGAAGATTAGCCCCGAAGCGCGTGCGGCGTTCAATGAGAAAGATTTGCCGCACCGCTCGTTGGATGCCTACTACAACATCCTGAACGTGATCGGCTCGCGAATGGCCGCCGAGCCTTCCATCAAGATCACCCTGAACGGGACCACCGACGGGCGCGAAACCGCAACCCAACCCGAAGCCACCACGCTGGCCAAGCAGCGGGCGCAGGCGATAAAAACGTACATCACCAACACGTGGGGGGTGGATCCAAAACGGATCGCCATTGCGGTGCTTGCGCGGCCAACGTTCCCCAGCAGTGCCGAGTATCAGGAAGGGGTGGAGGAAAACCGGCGCGTTGAAATCGCTTCGCTGACCGATGACCTGTTGGCTCCGATCCTTCACGAGCGGTTCAATGAGTACTCCTACTCCCCCAAAAGTCTATCCTTCGCAACGGAGGCAACCAGCCCGGCGGCCATTCGCTCGTGGCAATTGCGGGTGAGTGCCGGAACCACCACCGTGGCCCAGCAGGCCGGAACCGGCGCGCCCCCCACAACGGTAACGTGGACCCTGGACGACCACGCCGCTGGGGTGATTTCCGAAAACGTTGGGGAGCGTGGGGAGATAGAAAGCGTGCTGGAGATCACCGATGCGCGGGGGAAACGGGCGCAATCGGAAGCAACGATTCCGGCAAGCGGGGCAACCCACCCGTTCGAGATCAGCAGGCTGAGCTTGATCGTGTTTGATTTCGACAAGGCGGAGATAACGCCGCAGAACCGGCGGATGGTTTCGGCATTTGTGGCGCAATCCATCTATCCCCGCTCCACCTTGCAGATCACCGGCTCCACCGACCGGCTTGGCGAGCTTCGGCACAACCAGCAGCTGTCGGAATCGCGCGCGTTTGCGGTGCGGGATTTGATCCTTGCCGAGCGGCCCGGCGCGGCCATTCTTGGCGCGCAAGGGGTGGGGCCGTCGCGGCTGCTGTACGACAACGCCCTTCCCGAGGGCCGTTACTACTGCCGCACGGTGACGGTGGAGGTCTCAACGCCGCTGGAGGATATTCGGAAGGAGCCGTAA